In one window of Helianthus annuus cultivar XRQ/B chromosome 17, HanXRQr2.0-SUNRISE, whole genome shotgun sequence DNA:
- the LOC110921274 gene encoding protein COFACTOR ASSEMBLY OF COMPLEX C SUBUNIT B CCB1, chloroplastic has translation MAVAKLLLPSSLNLPPSKLTITRRPSPSLHRQQPWGASKKNKPPAISASLHETATVAVQTPLFLLADAAAAVGYSTASYYTSLGLFVISVPGLWSLIKRSVKSKVVKKTFVEEEIAGTKKTPNQVAGEILSFFTRNNFSVVDRGETITFEGVMVPSRGQAALLTFCTCISLGSVALVLTITVPDFGNNWFGLTILSPLAGAYYWKRASRKEQIKVRMIVAEDGTLSEIIVQGDDQQVDQMRKELKLSEKGMVYVKGIFER, from the exons ATGGCGGTAGCGAAGCTGCTTCTCCCATCTTCTCTCAACCTCCCCCCATCCAAACTAACAATCACCAGAAGACCATCTCCCTCTCTCCATCGTCAACAACCATGGGGGGCATCAAAGAAGAACAAACCACCCGCAATCTCAGCATCGCTTCACGAGACTGCAACAGTCGCTGTTCAAACACCTTTGTTTCTACTTGcagatgctgctgctgctgttgggtaTTCAACCGCCAGCTACTACACCTCTCTCGGTTTGTTTGTCATCTCCGTACCCGGACTTTGGTCCCTCATCAAGCGTTCCGTCAAGTCTAAG GTTGTAAAGAAGACGTTTGTGGAAGAAGAAATCGCAGGAACGAAGAAAACGCCTAACCAAGTCGCCGGAGAAATCCTCTCGTTCTTCACTCGTAACAACTTCTCAGTGGTGGACAGAGGAGAGACCATCAC ATTCGAAGGCGTGATGGTTCCAAGCAGAGGCCAAGCAGCACTCCTAACGTTCTGCACGTGTATCAGTTTGGGTAGTGTAGCTCTCGTGCTTACCATCACCGTCCCAGACTTCGGCAACAACTGGTTTGGCCTCACCATTCTGAGCCCACTCGC AGGGGCGTATTACTGGAAGCGAGCATCACGAAAAGAGCAGATCAAGGTGAGGATGATTGTGGCGGAAGATGGGACGCTGTCGGAGATAATTGTTCAAGGTGATGACCAACAGGTTGACCAGATGAGAAAGGAGTTGAAGCTGAGTGAGAAAGGCATGGTTTACGTTAAAGGCATTTTCGAGAGATGA
- the LOC110921036 gene encoding cytochrome b-c1 complex subunit Rieske-4, mitochondrial, translated as MLRAGTRRFASLTSPWRHKNSASVTVISDKTQIDDAANHDLRSTYLSSPVNQYFHLMSLRGFASNSVTPNFEDKVPPTVAAITNPTSKIVYDEYNHARYPPGDPSKRAFAYFVLTGGRFVYASLIRLLVLKFVLSMSASKDVLALASLEVDLASIEPGTTVTVKWRGKPVFIRRRTDDDVKLANSVDVASLRDPQEDAARVKNPEWLIVVGVCTHLGCIPLPNAGDFGGWFCPCHGSHYDISGRIRKGPAPYNLEVPTYTFLEENKLLIG; from the exons ATGTTGAGAGCCGGAACCAGGAGATTCGCCTCTCTCACATCTCCATGGAGGCACAAAAACTCTGCCTCCGTCACCGTCATCTCCGATAAAACACAGATCGATGACGCCGCTAACCACGATCTCCGATCCACCTACCTTTCATCCCCTGTTAACCAGTATTTTCATCTCATGTCGTTAAGAG GATTTGCTTCAAACTCGGTTACTCCAAATTTTGAGGACAAAGTTCCACCAACGGTAGCAGCCATTACAAACCCTACTTCAAAGATTGTATATGACGAGTACAACCATGCTCGTTATCCACCTGGCGACCCAAGCAAACGTGCATTTGCATATTTTGTCTTGACAGGTGGCAGGTTTGTGTACGCTTCATTGATTCGGCTTCTGGTCCTCAAATTTGTTTTGAGTATGTCTGCGAGTAAAGACGTTCTTGCCCTTGCCTCTCTTGAGGTTGATCTTGCTAGCATCGAGCCCGGGACCACCGTGACCGTCAAGTGGCGTGGAAAGCCCGTATTTATCAGGCGCCGGACTGATGACGACGTGAAGCTGGCTAATAGTGTTGATGTGGCATCTCTCCGGGACCCACAAGAGGATGCGGCTCGAGTGAAGAACCCTGAATGGCTGATAGTGGTTGGTGTGTGCACCCATCTGGGTTGCATCCCGTTACCAAATGCTGGTGATTTTGGTGGGTGGTTTTGTCCGTGTCATGGTTCTCATTACGACATTTCTGGCAGAATTCGGAAGGGCCCCGCACCTTATAATTTGGAGGTCCCGACTTACACTTTCTTGGAAGAGAACAAGTTGCTGATTGGTTGA
- the LOC110921035 gene encoding nuclear polyadenylated RNA-binding protein 3 isoform X3 produces the protein MEDSFNARVDKTFGSLQASSSSSSQPPSSLNSLWSLTDEEIERNKWLQDKIDPQKDTDELIHRLNNPKPYSPFLQGLVSQPRTSNRDLESDIQELDDDEDDDDDENRKSQLSKPEDHSNEEWDIRTSVGMDCTLDNEEEEDAFDKVAVGKEESADRFYMKDVNDYEVDIDPINELPRSFTDVTRDPRANHTAAKLRLKEDDESARKLCLQVSENNIQESNQIATESKQQIVMNEPPGSSSSVPDHGSAAMEIEDGVSADSLTSVVFTPRKKSGDVSMKKSKVDGHEDKKAVSISIADSDEVCMMDEDELEIATDKSSSLQKSGRRYRTRGSTSVE, from the exons ATGGAGGACAGCTTCAATGCTCGAGTCGACAAAACTTTCGGATCTCtccaagcttcttcttcttcctcttcccaACCTCCATCTTCTCTGAATTCTCTCTGGTCCCTCACCGACGAAGAAATCGAACGAAACAAATGGCTACAAGACAAAATCGATCCCCAAAAAGACACCGATGAACTCATTCACCGTCTCAACAACCCTAAACCCTATTCCCCCTTTCTCCAAGGCCTTGTTTCCCAACCCCGCACTTCCAATCGAGACCTGGAGTCTGATATTCAAGAGCTTGATGACGAcgaagatgacgatgatgatgagaACCGGAAGTCGCAATTGTCTAAACCGGAAGATCACAGCAATGAGGAGTGGGATATTCGAACTTCTGTTGGTATGGATTGCACTCTCGATAACGAG GAAGAAGAAGATGCATTTGACAAAGTGGCTGTAGGCAAGGAAGAATCCGCGGATCGATTTTACATGAAAGATGTTAATGATTATGAAGTTGATATAGATCCCATCAACGAGCTTCCCAGATCATTTACTGATGTAACCAGGGACCCCCGAGCAAATCACACAGCAGCAAAACTCAGActcaaagaagatgatgaatccGCTAGAAAATTGTGTTTGCAGGTGTCGGAGAACAACATTCAGGAATCAAATCAAATTGCTACCGAATCCAAACAACAGATAGTGATGAATGAACCTCCAGGATCAAGTTCTAGCGTTCCTGATCAT GGGTCTGCTGCCATGGAGATAGAAGATGGTGTTTCCGCTGATTCTCTAACGTCAGTAGTTTTTACTCCAAGAAAGAAGTCAGGTGATGTTTCAATGAAGAAAAGTAAGGTAGATGGACATGAAGACAAAAAAGCGGTTTCCATTAGTATTGCTGATAGTGATGAGGTTTGCATGATGGATGAAGATGAGCTGGAAATAGCAACCGATAAAAGTAGCAGCTTGCAGAAAAGTGGTCGCAGATATCGAACAAGAGGCAGTACTAGTGTTGAATGA
- the LOC110921035 gene encoding nonsense-mediated mRNA decay protein 2 isoform X2: MEDSFNARVDKTFGSLQASSSSSSQPPSSLNSLWSLTDEEIERNKWLQDKIDPQKDTDELIHRLNNPKPYSPFLQGLVSQPRTSNRDLESDIQELDDDEDDDDDENRKSQLSKPEDHSNEEWDIRTSVGMDCTLDNEEEEDAFDKVAVGKEESADRFYMKDVNDYEVDIDPINELPRSFTDVTRDPRANHTAAKLRLKEDDESARKLCLQVSENNIQESNQIATESKQQIVMNEPPGSSSSVPDHKGSAAMEIEDGVSADSLTSVVFTPRKKSGDVSMKKSKVDGHEDKKAVSISIADSDEVCMMDEDELEIATDKSSSLQKSGRRYRTRGSTSVE, encoded by the exons ATGGAGGACAGCTTCAATGCTCGAGTCGACAAAACTTTCGGATCTCtccaagcttcttcttcttcctcttcccaACCTCCATCTTCTCTGAATTCTCTCTGGTCCCTCACCGACGAAGAAATCGAACGAAACAAATGGCTACAAGACAAAATCGATCCCCAAAAAGACACCGATGAACTCATTCACCGTCTCAACAACCCTAAACCCTATTCCCCCTTTCTCCAAGGCCTTGTTTCCCAACCCCGCACTTCCAATCGAGACCTGGAGTCTGATATTCAAGAGCTTGATGACGAcgaagatgacgatgatgatgagaACCGGAAGTCGCAATTGTCTAAACCGGAAGATCACAGCAATGAGGAGTGGGATATTCGAACTTCTGTTGGTATGGATTGCACTCTCGATAACGAG GAAGAAGAAGATGCATTTGACAAAGTGGCTGTAGGCAAGGAAGAATCCGCGGATCGATTTTACATGAAAGATGTTAATGATTATGAAGTTGATATAGATCCCATCAACGAGCTTCCCAGATCATTTACTGATGTAACCAGGGACCCCCGAGCAAATCACACAGCAGCAAAACTCAGActcaaagaagatgatgaatccGCTAGAAAATTGTGTTTGCAGGTGTCGGAGAACAACATTCAGGAATCAAATCAAATTGCTACCGAATCCAAACAACAGATAGTGATGAATGAACCTCCAGGATCAAGTTCTAGCGTTCCTGATCAT aaGGGGTCTGCTGCCATGGAGATAGAAGATGGTGTTTCCGCTGATTCTCTAACGTCAGTAGTTTTTACTCCAAGAAAGAAGTCAGGTGATGTTTCAATGAAGAAAAGTAAGGTAGATGGACATGAAGACAAAAAAGCGGTTTCCATTAGTATTGCTGATAGTGATGAGGTTTGCATGATGGATGAAGATGAGCTGGAAATAGCAACCGATAAAAGTAGCAGCTTGCAGAAAAGTGGTCGCAGATATCGAACAAGAGGCAGTACTAGTGTTGAATGA
- the LOC110921035 gene encoding nonsense-mediated mRNA decay protein 2 isoform X1: MEDSFNARVDKTFGSLQASSSSSSQPPSSLNSLWSLTDEEIERNKWLQDKIDPQKDTDELIHRLNNPKPYSPFLQGLVSQPRTSNRDLESDIQELDDDEDDDDDENRKSQLSKPEDHSNEEWDIRTSVGMDCTLDNEEEEDAFDKVAVGKEESADRFYMKDVNDYEVDIDPINELPRSFTDVTRDPRANHTAAKLRLKEDDESARKLCLQVSENNIQESNQIATESKQQIVMNEPPGSSSSVPDHVRNPSKYTHYTFDSLDNVDEESNRKAYMDFFNLMKKGSAAMEIEDGVSADSLTSVVFTPRKKSGDVSMKKSKVDGHEDKKAVSISIADSDEVCMMDEDELEIATDKSSSLQKSGRRYRTRGSTSVE; the protein is encoded by the exons ATGGAGGACAGCTTCAATGCTCGAGTCGACAAAACTTTCGGATCTCtccaagcttcttcttcttcctcttcccaACCTCCATCTTCTCTGAATTCTCTCTGGTCCCTCACCGACGAAGAAATCGAACGAAACAAATGGCTACAAGACAAAATCGATCCCCAAAAAGACACCGATGAACTCATTCACCGTCTCAACAACCCTAAACCCTATTCCCCCTTTCTCCAAGGCCTTGTTTCCCAACCCCGCACTTCCAATCGAGACCTGGAGTCTGATATTCAAGAGCTTGATGACGAcgaagatgacgatgatgatgagaACCGGAAGTCGCAATTGTCTAAACCGGAAGATCACAGCAATGAGGAGTGGGATATTCGAACTTCTGTTGGTATGGATTGCACTCTCGATAACGAG GAAGAAGAAGATGCATTTGACAAAGTGGCTGTAGGCAAGGAAGAATCCGCGGATCGATTTTACATGAAAGATGTTAATGATTATGAAGTTGATATAGATCCCATCAACGAGCTTCCCAGATCATTTACTGATGTAACCAGGGACCCCCGAGCAAATCACACAGCAGCAAAACTCAGActcaaagaagatgatgaatccGCTAGAAAATTGTGTTTGCAGGTGTCGGAGAACAACATTCAGGAATCAAATCAAATTGCTACCGAATCCAAACAACAGATAGTGATGAATGAACCTCCAGGATCAAGTTCTAGCGTTCCTGATCATGTACGCAATCCGTCAAAATACACGCATTATACCTTTGATTCATTGGATAATGTTGATGAAGAATCTAATCGAAAAGCTTATAtggatttttttaatttaatgaagaaGGGGTCTGCTGCCATGGAGATAGAAGATGGTGTTTCCGCTGATTCTCTAACGTCAGTAGTTTTTACTCCAAGAAAGAAGTCAGGTGATGTTTCAATGAAGAAAAGTAAGGTAGATGGACATGAAGACAAAAAAGCGGTTTCCATTAGTATTGCTGATAGTGATGAGGTTTGCATGATGGATGAAGATGAGCTGGAAATAGCAACCGATAAAAGTAGCAGCTTGCAGAAAAGTGGTCGCAGATATCGAACAAGAGGCAGTACTAGTGTTGAATGA
- the LOC110924264 gene encoding uncharacterized protein LOC110924264: protein MRRDSDVSFIAFQETQLSDMGEVDSAKFWGDNDFDMDWVAANGRSGGLLSMWDPKIFKKVETIKDQHYLLFRGIVCGSNKEINLVNVYAPQRVPEKSLLWDKILGLLNSYPGQWVIMGDFNVVRSPKERKNSSFKVSCARAFNAFINEAGLLEYEMMGRKYTFLVENGSKMSKIDRFLVCFSFFSDWPDACLRALPRTHSDHNPIVLTTAKKNFGARPFRVFNSWLDKEGYVETVEKAATDFIGMEEPPDVVLSKKFKFVRDSIKNWREVMIHRENEEEETLREELENLEVTAEVRDLEEDEVWVKAECKKNLGILERNKTRDLKQRSRIRWAIDGDENTSFFHGVVNRRKASNTIHGLSINGSWVQKPTVIKGRFYHSSGTFFLNLSQVDIVCFVQGYARYLKGRGLISNCRSLKRKLKRLFFNAGRIGLPAQMA, encoded by the coding sequence ATGAGAAGAGATTCGGATGTTTCTTTTATTGCCTTTCAAGAAACTCAATTATCGGATATGGGGGAAGTCGACTCGGCTAAATTCTGGGGTGATAATGATTTCGATATGGATTGGGTTGCGGCCAATGGTAGATCGGGAGGTTTATTGAGTATGTGGGACCCGAAGATTTTCAAGAAGGTCGAGACGATTAAAGATCAGCACTACCTTCTGTTTAGAGGGATAGTTTGCGGTTCAAATAAAGAAATTAACTTGGTTAACGTATATGCGCCTCAAAGAGTTCCGGAAAAATCGCTTCTGTGGGATAAAATTTTGGGTTTGTTAAACTCCTACCCGGGGCAGTGGGTTATTATGGGGGATTTCAACGTTGTCCGGAGcccgaaagaaagaaagaattcTAGTTTCAAGGTGTCCTGTGCTAGAGCTTTTAACGCTTTCATTAACGAAGCTGGGCTGTTGGAATATGAGATGATGGGAAGAAAATACACTTTCTTGGTTGAGAACGGTTCTAAAATGAGTAAGATTGACCGCTTTCTTGTTTGTTTCAGTTTTTTTAGTGATTGGCCAGATGCTTGCCTGAGGGCTCTGCCTAGAACGCATTCAGATCATAACCCTATTGTATTGACAACGGCCAAAAAGAATTTTGGTGCCCGTCCGTTTAGAGTTTTTAACTCATGGTTAGATAAGGAAGGATATGTGGAAACGGTTGAAAAAGCGGCGACGGATTTTATAGGGATGGAGGAGCCCCCGGATGTGGTGTTAAGCAAAAAATTCAAATTTGTGAGAGATTCTATTAAAAATTGGAGGGAGGTTATGATACATAGAGAAAATGAGGAAGAGGAAACTCTTAGAGAAGAATTGGAAAATCTGGAAGTTACGGCTGAAGTTAGGGATCTGGAGGAGGACGAAGTCTGGGTTAAAGCTGAATGTAAGAAAAACTTGGGGATTTTAGAGCGTAACAAAACTAGAGACCTCAAACAAAGATCTAGAATCCGATGGGCTATCGATGGTGACGAAAACACGTCCTTTTTTCATGGGGTGGTAAATAGAAGAAAAGCCTCTAATACTATACATGGATTGTCTATAAATGGAAGTTGGGTTCAAAAACCCACAGTCATCAAAGGGAGGTTCTATCATTCTTCAGGAACCTTTTTTCTGAATCTCTCACAAGTAGACATAGTTTGCTTTGTCCAGGGTTACGCTCGCTATCTGAAAGGGAGAGGTCTAATATCGAACTGCCGCTCTCTGAAAAGGAAATTAAAGAGGCTGTTTTTCAATGCGGGTCGGATCGGGCTCCCGGCCCAGATGGCTTAA
- the LOC110926170 gene encoding RING finger protein 10 — protein sequence MSILPSQNLGSSSSSSHIHSQNPNLLNHGSDLPQPDPSHTLQSLHISDPADSQDNFTESVSPTPEPSGGSSKKVKELPGKKIPARQKFGAHYQHNGSGQSSMGFPERRGSPGSHQRHRSNQAGTPSSAGRKSQGVNANHLLNFHYDPISRPQARTNPPRRLPKRKPYNKDLFLQANYKFVLLDSGNRGPESMDPDKMLQWEDIVCLKYFTPHPTTCPICLEELLCPQMTSCGHIFCFPCILQYFLIGEDDDKRECWKKCPLCFMMISSKDLYTIYIENVKQHCVGDVIEFMLLTRDKDSLTLTAKQKESVEEHEEVYDAFSKFTFTADAELAVRKAMSELDSWLARAESGLVDDLERLPYVCAAMEQLEERKKNWKERRNIDGAHSRNNGSFHTGSPSKSNFGISISDESFIASGSKSVDVNEPLMDQTAAVDELIDGQGEILSSSYEDNKGMQMPSDSFADKKMKGSYDFYQAADGQHLILHPLNMRCLVHHYGSHDRLPQRISGKILQLETITQSEAMRRRYRYLSHFSLTTTFQLCEIDLSGILPASSLSPFEDELKNREKHRKRVARKEHAEKVKAEAAAAAKHVPVVYDTQTSYDYLPAFSLDDFEALGSSSSNPPTMVDRPLFSNVTRLGFAAAHDSPTLRTEEAHVSSGFSTGSQTTSFANVISRVKPVEVSKASETGKKGKKASKVLLSTSGGRRY from the exons ATGTCCATCTTGCCCTCTCAAAATCTTGGTTCATCGTCGTCTTCTTCTCACATTCactctcaaaaccctaatcttcTTAATCATGGATCCGATCTCCCTCAACCCGACCCATCACACACCCTCCAATCTCTTCATATCTCCGATCCTGCTGATTCGCAGGATAATTTCACAG AGTCAGTGTCTCCAACACCCGAGCCTTCTGGTGGATCTTCCAAAAAG GTGAAAGAACTACCCGGCAAGAAGATTCCAGCCCGCCAAAAATTTGGTGCACATTATCAACACAATGGCTCAGGCCAATCCAGTATGGGGTTTCCTGAACGTAGAGGCTCACCTGGCAGCCATCAGAGACATCGGTCTAATCAAGCGGGGACCCCGTCATCAGCAGGAAGAAAATCGCAGGGAGTTAACGCTAATCACTTGCTGAATTTTCACTATGATCCCATTTCTCGTCCTCAGGCCAGAACCAATCCTCCAAGAAGATTACCGAAACGAAAGCCTTACAATAAAGATTTGTTTCTTCAAGCAAATTATAAATTTGTCTTGTTAGATTCCGGCAACCGTGGTCCTGAGTCCATGGATCCAGATAAGATGTTGCAATGGGAGGATATTGTATGTTTGAAGTATTTCACTCCGCACCCTACAACATGTCCGATATGTTTGGAGGAGCTTTTGTGTCCACAGATGACGTCATGTGGTCATATCTTCTGTTTCCCGTGTATATTGCAATACTTTTTGattggtgaagatgatgataaacGCGAGTGTTGGAAGAAATGTCCGTTATGTTTCATGATGATATCATCGAAAGACTTGTATACTATCTACATTGAGAATGTCAAGCAGCATTGTGTTGGAGATGTTATTGAGTTTATGCTCCTAACGCGTGATAAAGATTCGTTAACTCTTACGGCGAAACAGAAAGAAAGTGTTGAGGAACATGAGGAAGTTTATGACGCGTTTTCGAAGTTCACTTTTACCGCGGATGCTGAGCTGGCGGTTAGGAAAGCCATGTCGGAGCTAGATAGTTGGCTTGCTAGAGCGGAATCAGGGCTTGTTGATGACCTGGAAAGGCTTCCGTACGTCTGTGCTGCAATGGAACAACttgaagaaagaaaaaaaaattggaaGGAAAGAAGGAATATTGATGGGGCCCACTCCCGTAACAATGGTTCTTTTCACACGGGTTCTCCATCAAAGTCAAATTTTGGTATTAGTATTAGTGATGAATCATTTATTGCGAGTGGCTCGAAATCGGTTGATGTTAATGAACCTTTGATGGATCAAACTGCTGCTGTGGATGAACTGATTGATGGGCAAGGTGAAATCTTGTCGTCTTCATATGAGGATAACAAGGGTATGCAAATGCCATCTGATAGTTTTGCCGATAAGAAGATGAAAGGATCATATGACTTCTATCAG GCAGCTGATGGTCAGCACCTTATACTCCATCCATTAAACATGAGGTGTCTTGTGCACCATTATGGAAGCCATGATAGGCTTCCTCAAAG GATTAGCGGCAAGATTTTGCAATTGGAGACAATCACACAATCAGAAGCCATGAGGAGGCGATATCGCTACCTGAGTCATTTTTCTTTAACAACGACATTTCAG CTTTGTGAAATCGATCTCTCGGGAATATTGCCTGCCAGTTCACTTTCTCCATTTGAGGATGAGTTGAAAAATAGGGAAAAACACAGGAAGCGTGTTGCCAGAAAG GAGCACGCGGAAAAAGTTAAAGcagaagctgctgctgctgcaaAGCATGTGCCAGTAGTATACGATACACAAACTTCCTATGATTATTTACCTGCATTCTCCTTGGATGACTTTGAAG CTTTGGGAAGTTCATCATCAAACCCTCCAACAATGGTGGATAGACCGCTGTTCTCAAATGTTACTAGGCTTGGTTTTGCCGCAGCGCATGATTCTCCTACTCTTAGAACAGAGGAAGCGCACGTATCAAGTGGTTTTTCAACTG GTTCGCAGACGACATCTTTTGCAAATGTTATATCGCGAGTAAAACCTGTGGAAGTTAGCAAGGCGAGTGAGACGGGGAAGAAAGGGAAGAAGGCTAGTAAAGTACTGTTATCAACCTCGGGTGGTCGTCGATATTAA